In one Arthrobacter jinronghuae genomic region, the following are encoded:
- a CDS encoding PucR family transcriptional regulator: MPVRPNTSAASAPPEADLPTVERLKANIGRLSTATLQQLDISLPWYRGLRPDERSALGMVAQKGIASFVNWYQRPASPAWVLSDVFGTAPTELTRSISLQKALQLIRVVVQVVEDRVPELAGSEVQSKLREAVLRYSREVAFAAADVYARAAETRGAWDTRLEALVVDAILRGESSDALRSRIAAVGWTSAAPVTVMVGGSPAEANATFVNELRRATGRLAEDTLVGIQGERLILVLGGLEDKAFSYTRLSELFGPGPVVYGPPAPSLVEAGPSAQAAFAGLTAARAWPAAPRPVAADDLWPERVMSGDDTARQALVESIYTPLLGASNGLAETLSAYLSLGHSLEATARELFVHANTVRYRLRRVCDVTGWDPMLPREAFVLQTALVVGRLAPAGKAAPEKPAVRP; this comes from the coding sequence ATGCCAGTGCGTCCCAATACGTCCGCTGCCTCAGCGCCGCCGGAAGCAGACCTGCCCACCGTCGAGCGCCTGAAAGCGAATATCGGCAGGCTTTCGACTGCCACCCTGCAGCAGCTGGACATTTCCCTGCCGTGGTACCGGGGGCTGCGCCCGGACGAGCGCTCCGCGCTGGGAATGGTTGCACAGAAGGGCATCGCGTCCTTCGTGAACTGGTACCAGCGTCCTGCCTCACCCGCATGGGTGCTCAGCGACGTCTTCGGCACCGCTCCAACCGAGCTCACCCGCTCGATCAGCCTGCAGAAGGCCCTTCAGCTGATCCGGGTGGTGGTGCAGGTGGTCGAGGACCGGGTGCCGGAGCTCGCCGGCAGCGAGGTCCAGTCCAAGCTGCGCGAAGCGGTGCTTCGCTATTCGCGTGAAGTGGCCTTCGCCGCCGCAGACGTCTATGCCCGTGCGGCCGAAACGCGCGGCGCCTGGGACACCCGGCTGGAGGCCCTTGTTGTCGACGCCATCCTGCGCGGCGAGAGTTCCGACGCGCTGCGCTCCCGGATTGCCGCCGTCGGCTGGACGTCGGCGGCACCGGTCACCGTTATGGTGGGCGGCTCTCCTGCCGAAGCCAACGCCACGTTCGTAAATGAACTCCGCCGGGCCACCGGCCGGCTGGCCGAAGACACCCTCGTGGGGATCCAAGGCGAGCGGCTGATCCTGGTCCTGGGCGGACTGGAGGACAAGGCTTTCTCCTACACCCGCCTGTCCGAACTCTTCGGCCCGGGCCCGGTGGTGTACGGCCCGCCCGCACCCTCCCTTGTCGAGGCAGGCCCGTCCGCACAGGCCGCGTTTGCGGGGCTTACCGCCGCCCGCGCCTGGCCGGCTGCACCACGCCCGGTGGCCGCTGATGATCTGTGGCCCGAGCGGGTGATGTCCGGTGATGACACTGCACGCCAGGCCCTGGTGGAAAGCATCTACACTCCCCTGCTGGGTGCCTCCAACGGCCTCGCCGAGACCCTTAGTGCGTACCTCTCGCTGGGCCACTCCCTGGAGGCCACGGCACGTGAACTCTTCGTCCATGCCAATACGGTCCGCTACCGGCTGCGGCGGGTCTGCGATGTCACCGGATGGGACCCGATGCTGCCCCGCGAAGCGTTCGTGCTGCAGACCGCGTTGGTGGTTGGACGCCTGGCACCTGCCGGAAAAGCAGCCCCCGAGAAGCCCGCCGTACGCCCCTGA
- a CDS encoding ACP S-malonyltransferase: protein MLAIVCPGQGSQTPGFLSPWLELPGVRDHLSALSEVAGLDLIAHGTVSDEETIKDTAVAQPLIVAAGLMAARLLLDPSALTSSTVLAGHSVGEITASAIAGALPENDALVFVRERANAMARAAAVEPTGMSAILGGDPDDVAAVLEAAGLTAANANGGGQVVAAGTHNQLEVLTAAPPAKARVIPLKVAGAFHTSHMAPAVTVLEALRPSLTPQSPLATLLSNRDGAAVVSGDANLDSLIAQVSRPVRWDLCMENMLGMGVTGMLELPPAGTLTGLARRGMKGIPTLALKSPEDLTAAREFIREHSGTAATTGEGNA from the coding sequence GTGCTTGCAATCGTCTGCCCCGGTCAGGGGTCCCAAACGCCAGGATTCCTCTCGCCGTGGCTGGAGCTGCCCGGCGTCCGTGATCATCTTTCCGCACTGAGCGAAGTCGCCGGTCTGGACCTCATTGCCCACGGCACGGTCTCCGACGAGGAAACCATCAAGGACACCGCCGTCGCCCAGCCCTTGATCGTGGCCGCCGGCCTGATGGCCGCCCGGCTGCTGCTGGACCCCTCGGCACTGACATCCTCCACCGTCCTCGCCGGCCACTCCGTCGGCGAGATCACGGCCTCCGCCATTGCCGGTGCCCTGCCGGAAAACGACGCACTGGTGTTTGTCCGGGAACGGGCCAATGCCATGGCACGCGCCGCAGCAGTGGAGCCCACGGGCATGAGCGCCATCCTCGGCGGGGACCCCGACGACGTGGCCGCCGTGCTGGAAGCCGCAGGGCTGACGGCGGCGAACGCCAACGGCGGCGGGCAGGTTGTAGCCGCCGGAACGCACAACCAGCTTGAAGTACTCACCGCGGCACCGCCGGCCAAGGCACGGGTTATTCCGCTGAAGGTCGCCGGCGCGTTCCACACCTCCCACATGGCGCCCGCCGTCACTGTCCTGGAAGCACTGCGCCCCTCCCTCACCCCGCAGTCACCGCTGGCCACGCTGCTGTCCAACCGCGACGGCGCCGCAGTGGTGTCCGGTGATGCCAACCTTGACAGCCTCATCGCCCAGGTTTCCCGCCCGGTACGGTGGGACCTCTGCATGGAGAACATGCTCGGCATGGGCGTGACCGGCATGCTGGAACTGCCGCCGGCGGGAACCCTCACCGGACTGGCACGCCGCGGCATGAAGGGCATCCCGACATTGGCCCTGAAATCCCCAGAAGATCTAACCGCTGCCCGGGAGTTCATCCGTGAGCATTCCGGAACGGCAGCAACAACCGGAGAAGGTAACGCGTGA
- a CDS encoding beta-ketoacyl-ACP synthase III — protein sequence MSTPTLKQSPVNEFSRIHGIGAFRPDVIVSNDDVCQWIDSSDEWIRQRTGIVTRHRADKGTSVVDMAEAAGREALKNAGIEGSQLGAVIVSTVTHPYATPSAATQITERLGATPAPAYDVSAACAGYCYGIAQADALVRSGAADYVLVIGVEKLSDFIDNTERTISFLLGDGAGAVVVGPSDTPGIAPSVWGSDGSKSGAIGMTHSMLDVRELSLAAEADGGMSPADLSGRETKLWPTLRQDGQTVFRWAVWEMAKAAQQALDAAGITAEDLSAFVPHQANMRIIDEMAKQLKLPESVIIARDIADAGNTSAASIPLATYRLLQEHPELSGKLSLQIGFGAGLVFGAQVVVLP from the coding sequence GTGAGCACGCCCACCCTGAAGCAGTCCCCCGTCAACGAATTCAGCCGGATCCACGGCATCGGCGCCTTCCGCCCCGACGTCATTGTGAGCAACGACGACGTCTGCCAGTGGATCGATTCCTCCGACGAATGGATCCGCCAGCGCACGGGCATTGTGACCCGGCACCGTGCAGACAAGGGCACGTCCGTGGTGGACATGGCCGAGGCTGCCGGCCGTGAGGCGCTGAAGAACGCAGGCATCGAGGGTTCGCAGCTGGGCGCCGTCATCGTCTCCACGGTGACCCACCCCTACGCGACTCCGTCCGCCGCCACCCAGATCACCGAACGCCTGGGCGCAACCCCGGCCCCGGCCTACGACGTTTCCGCCGCCTGCGCCGGGTACTGCTACGGCATCGCCCAGGCCGATGCACTGGTCCGCTCCGGCGCCGCCGACTATGTGCTGGTCATCGGCGTGGAGAAGCTTTCCGACTTCATCGACAACACCGAGCGCACCATCTCCTTCCTGCTCGGCGACGGTGCCGGCGCCGTCGTCGTCGGGCCTTCCGACACCCCCGGCATCGCACCCTCCGTCTGGGGATCCGACGGCAGCAAGTCCGGTGCCATCGGCATGACCCACTCCATGCTGGACGTGCGTGAACTCTCCCTCGCCGCCGAGGCCGACGGCGGCATGAGCCCCGCGGACCTCTCCGGCCGGGAAACCAAACTCTGGCCCACGCTGCGCCAGGACGGCCAGACGGTCTTCCGCTGGGCCGTATGGGAGATGGCCAAGGCTGCCCAGCAGGCGCTCGACGCCGCCGGGATCACCGCCGAGGACCTGTCCGCCTTCGTGCCGCACCAGGCCAACATGCGCATCATTGACGAAATGGCGAAGCAGTTGAAGCTGCCCGAGTCGGTCATTATTGCCCGGGACATTGCCGACGCGGGAAACACCTCGGCTGCATCGATTCCCCTGGCCACCTACCGCCTGCTGCAGGAGCACCCGGAACTGAGCGGCAAGCTGTCGCTGCAGATCGGCTTCGGTGCCGGCCTCGTGTTCGGCGCGCAGGTAGTTGTCCTCCCCTAG
- a CDS encoding acyl carrier protein, translating into MASNEEILAGLAEIVNEETGLAPEAVELDKSFTDDLDIDSISMMTIVVNAEEKFGVRIPDEEVKNLKTVGDAVDFISNAQA; encoded by the coding sequence ATGGCTAGCAACGAAGAAATCCTGGCCGGCCTCGCCGAGATCGTCAATGAAGAGACGGGTCTGGCCCCCGAGGCCGTTGAGCTGGACAAGTCCTTCACCGATGACCTGGACATCGACTCCATTTCCATGATGACCATCGTCGTCAACGCCGAAGAGAAGTTCGGCGTGCGCATCCCGGACGAAGAGGTCAAGAACCTGAAGACCGTCGGCGACGCCGTGGACTTCATCTCCAACGCCCAGGCTTAA